The following are encoded together in the Chlorocebus sabaeus isolate Y175 chromosome 12, mChlSab1.0.hap1, whole genome shotgun sequence genome:
- the HNRNPK gene encoding heterogeneous nuclear ribonucleoprotein K isoform X9 — METEQPEETFPNTETNGEFGKRPAEDMEEEQAFKRSRNTDEMVELRILLQSKNAGAVIGKGGKNIKALRTDYNASVSVPDSSGPERILSISADIETIGEILKKIIPTLEEYQHYKGSDFDCELRLLIHQSLAGGIIGVKGAKIKELRENTQTTIKLFQECCPHSTDRVVLIGGKPDRVVECIKIILDLISESPIKGRAQPYDPNFYDETYDYGGFTMMFDDRRGRPVGFPMRGRGGFDRMPPGRGGRPMPPSRRDYDDMSPRRGPPPPPPGRGGRGGSRARNLPLPPPPPPRGGDLMAYDRRGRPGDRYDGMVGFSADETWDSAIDTWSPSEWQMAYEPQVEYHDYSYAGGRGSYGDLGGPIITTQVTIPKDLAGSIIGKGGQRIKQIRHESGASIKIDEPLEGSEDRIITITGTQDQIQNAQYLLQNSVKQYSGKFF; from the exons atggaaactgaacagccaGAAGAAACCTTCCCTAACACTGAAACCAATGGTGAATTTG GTAAACGCCCTGCAGAAGATATGGAAGAGGAACAAGCATTTAAAAGATCTAGAAACACTGATGAGATGGTTGAATTACGCATTCTGCTTCAAAGCAAG AATGCTGGGGCAGTGATTGGAAAAGGAGGCAAGAATATTAAGGCTCTCCGTACAGAC TACAATGCCAGTGTTTCAGTCCCAGACAGCAGTGGCCCCGAGCG CATATTGAGTATCAGTGCTGATATTGAAACAATTGGAGAAATTCTGAAGAAAATCATCCCTACCTTGGAAGAG TACCAACACTATAAAGGAAGTGACTTTGACTGCGAGTTGAGGCTGTTGATTCATCAGAGTCTAGCAGGAGGAATTATTGGGGTCAAAGGTGCTAAAATCAAAGAACTTCgagag AACACTCAAACGACCATCAAGCTTTTCCAGGAATGCTGTCCTCATTCCACTGACAGAGTTGTTCTTATTGGAGGAAAACCCGATAGGGTTGTAGAGTGCATAAAGATCATCCTTGATCTTATATCTGAG TCTCCCATCAAAGGACGTGCACAGCCTTATGATCCAAATTTTTACGATGAAACCTATGATTATGGTGGTTTTACAATGATGTTTGATGACCGCCGTGGACGCCCAGTGGGATTTCCAATGCGGGGAAGAGGTGGTTTTGACAGAATGCCTCCTGGTCGGGGTGGGCGTCCCATGCCTCCATCTAGAAGAGATTATGATGATATGAGCCCTCGTCGAGGAccgcctccccctcctcctggaCGAGGCGGCCGGGGTGGTAGCAGAGCTCGgaatcttcctcttcctccaccaccaccacctagaGGGGG AGACCTCATGGCCTATGACAGAAGAGGGAGACCTGGAGACCGTTACGACGGCATG GTTGGTTTCAGTGCTGATGAAACTTGGGACTCTGCAATAGATACATGGAGCCCATCGGAATGGCAGATGGCTTATGAACCACAGGTTGAGTATCATG attattCCTATGCAGGGGGTCGTGGCTCATATGGTGATCTTGGTGGACCTATTATTACTACACAAGTAACTATTCCCAAAGAT tTGGCTGGATCTATTATTGGCAAAGGTGGTCAGCGGATTAAACAAATCCGTCATGAGTCGGGAGCTTCGATCAAAATTGATGAGCCTTTAGAAGGATCCGAAGATCGGATCATTACCATTACAGGAACACAGGACCAGATACAGAATGCACAGTATTTGCTGCAGAACAG tgtGAAGCAGTATTCTGGAAAGTTTTTCTAA
- the HNRNPK gene encoding heterogeneous nuclear ribonucleoprotein K isoform X6 encodes METEQPEETFPNTETNGEFGKRPAEDMEEEQAFKRSRNTDEMVELRILLQSKNAGAVIGKGGKNIKALRTDYNASVSVPDSSGPERILSISADIETIGEILKKIIPTLEEYQHYKGSDFDCELRLLIHQSLAGGIIGVKGAKIKELRENTQTTIKLFQECCPHSTDRVVLIGGKPDRVVECIKIILDLISESPIKGRAQPYDPNFYDETYDYGGFTMMFDDRRGRPVGFPMRGRGGFDRMPPGRGGRPMPPSRRDYDDMSPRRGPPPPPPGRGGRGGSRARNLPLPPPPPPRGGDLMAYDRRGRPGDRYDGMVGFSADETWDSAIDTWSPSEWQMAYEPQGGSGYDYSYAGGRGSYGDLGGPIITTQVTIPKDLAGSIIGKGGQRIKQIRHESGASIKIDEPLEGSEDRIITITGTQDQIQNAQYLLQNSVKQYADVEGF; translated from the exons atggaaactgaacagccaGAAGAAACCTTCCCTAACACTGAAACCAATGGTGAATTTG GTAAACGCCCTGCAGAAGATATGGAAGAGGAACAAGCATTTAAAAGATCTAGAAACACTGATGAGATGGTTGAATTACGCATTCTGCTTCAAAGCAAG AATGCTGGGGCAGTGATTGGAAAAGGAGGCAAGAATATTAAGGCTCTCCGTACAGAC TACAATGCCAGTGTTTCAGTCCCAGACAGCAGTGGCCCCGAGCG CATATTGAGTATCAGTGCTGATATTGAAACAATTGGAGAAATTCTGAAGAAAATCATCCCTACCTTGGAAGAG TACCAACACTATAAAGGAAGTGACTTTGACTGCGAGTTGAGGCTGTTGATTCATCAGAGTCTAGCAGGAGGAATTATTGGGGTCAAAGGTGCTAAAATCAAAGAACTTCgagag AACACTCAAACGACCATCAAGCTTTTCCAGGAATGCTGTCCTCATTCCACTGACAGAGTTGTTCTTATTGGAGGAAAACCCGATAGGGTTGTAGAGTGCATAAAGATCATCCTTGATCTTATATCTGAG TCTCCCATCAAAGGACGTGCACAGCCTTATGATCCAAATTTTTACGATGAAACCTATGATTATGGTGGTTTTACAATGATGTTTGATGACCGCCGTGGACGCCCAGTGGGATTTCCAATGCGGGGAAGAGGTGGTTTTGACAGAATGCCTCCTGGTCGGGGTGGGCGTCCCATGCCTCCATCTAGAAGAGATTATGATGATATGAGCCCTCGTCGAGGAccgcctccccctcctcctggaCGAGGCGGCCGGGGTGGTAGCAGAGCTCGgaatcttcctcttcctccaccaccaccacctagaGGGGG AGACCTCATGGCCTATGACAGAAGAGGGAGACCTGGAGACCGTTACGACGGCATG GTTGGTTTCAGTGCTGATGAAACTTGGGACTCTGCAATAGATACATGGAGCCCATCGGAATGGCAGATGGCTTATGAACCACAG gGTGGCTCCGGATATG attattCCTATGCAGGGGGTCGTGGCTCATATGGTGATCTTGGTGGACCTATTATTACTACACAAGTAACTATTCCCAAAGAT tTGGCTGGATCTATTATTGGCAAAGGTGGTCAGCGGATTAAACAAATCCGTCATGAGTCGGGAGCTTCGATCAAAATTGATGAGCCTTTAGAAGGATCCGAAGATCGGATCATTACCATTACAGGAACACAGGACCAGATACAGAATGCACAGTATTTGCTGCAGAACAG tgTGAAGCAGTATGCAGATGTTGAAGGATTCTAA